Proteins from a single region of Sylvia atricapilla isolate bSylAtr1 chromosome 9, bSylAtr1.pri, whole genome shotgun sequence:
- the HEBP2 gene encoding heme-binding protein 2, whose product MIKSFKQTFLSLDLQSPRWSSADTMAKDYELRQYETAKWVSTVIRGETQKEAMRQGFWKLFHYIQGKNEKEMKIDMTVPVTCLVKSGCTDFKISFFVPFEHQDCPPQPTDSNVFIEERKAAALFVRSFGGFASPEKYAEEADALARTLRNRGQPFHEDFFYTAGYDSPFKLFNRHNEVWYFKK is encoded by the exons ATGATCAAGTCCTTCAAACAAACATTTCTGTCCCTGGACCTGCAGTCCCCTCGCTGGAGCTCAGCAGACACAATG GCCAAGGATTATGAACTGCGCCAGTATGAGACAGCAAAGTGGGTCAGCACAGTCATCAGGGGAGAAACCCAGAAGGAAGCAATGCGCCAGGGCTTCTGGAAACTCTTCCACTACATCcagggaaagaatgaaaaag AAATGAAGATTGATATGACTGTGCCAGTGACCTGCCTGGTAAAATCAGGCTGCACAGACTTCAAGATCTCTTTCTTTGTGCCATTTGAACATCAGGACTGCCCCCCGCAGCCCACTGACTCCAACGTGTTCATTGAGGAAcggaaggcagcagctctctttGTGCG GTCCTTTGGTGGATTTGCCTCCCCAGAGAAGTATGCTGAGGAAGCTGATGCCTTGGCCAGGACCTTAAGGAACAGAGGCCAACCATTCCATGAAGACTTCTTTTATACTGCAGGCTACGACAGCCCCTTCAAGCTCTTTAACAGGCATAATGAAGtgtggtattttaaaaagtaa
- the ZBTB37 gene encoding zinc finger and BTB domain-containing protein 37, protein MEKSGNIQLEIPNFSNSVLSHLNQLRMQGRLCDIVVNVQGQAFRAHKVVLAASSPYFRDHMSLNEMSTVSISVIKNPSVFEQLLSFCYTGRICLQLADIISYLTAASFLQMQHIIDKCTQILEGIHFKINVAEVEAELSQTRTKHQERPPESHRATPNLNRSLSPRHNTPKGSRLGQVSTVLDIRELSPPEESTSPQIIEQSSDVEGREPILRINRAGQWYVETGMGERGAQNDEEVRVLGGVRIKTENLEEWLGPEHQPSGEDGSSAEEVTAMVIDTTGHGSLGQEAFALGSSGAKAVRPTSSEIDRFSPSGSMVAVTERYRSKSESPGRMDEPKQPSSQGEESAMLGVSGYVEYLREQEVSERWFRYNPRLTCIYCAKSFNQKGSLDRHMRLHMGITPFVCRMCGKKYTRKDQLEYHIRKHTGNKPFHCHVCGKSFPFQAILNQHFRKNHPGCLPLEGPHSISPETTVTSRGQAEEESPPQEEAVAVGETAQGSVSTTGPD, encoded by the exons aTGGAGAAGAGTGGGAACATTCAGCTGGAGATTCCTAACTTCAGTAACTCTGTTCTGAGCCACCTGAACCAGCTGCGCATGCAGGGCCGGCTGTGTGACATCGTGGTCAACGTGCAGGGCCAGGCCTTCCGTGCGCACAAGGTGGTGCTGGCCGCCAGCTCGCCCTACTTCCGTGACCACATGTCCCTGAACGAGATGAGCACCGTGTCCATCTCCGTCATCAAAAACCCTTCTGTCTTcgagcagctcctctccttctGCTACACTGGGAGGATATGTCTGCAGCTGGCTGACATCATCAGCTACCTGACGGCTGCCAGCTTCTTGCAGATGCAGCACATCATAGACAAATGCACGCAGATCCTCGAGGGGATTCATTTCAAAATCAACGTGGCCGAGGTGGAAGCGGAATTGAGCCAGACCAGGACGAAGCATCAGGAGAGGCCCCCCGAGTCTCACCGGGCGACGCCAAATCTGAACCGTTCCCTGAGCCCGCGCCACAACACCCCCAAGGGGAGTCGCCTGGGCCAGGTGAGCACAGTGCTGGACATTCGGGAGCTGAGCCCGCCCGAGGAGTCCACCAGCCCCCAGATAATCGAGCAGAGCTCAGACGTGGAAGGCAGGGAGCCCATCCTGCGCATTAACAGAGCGGGACAGTGGTACGTGGAGACGGGGATGGGAGAGCGCGGGGCGCAGAACGACGAGGAGGTGCGGGTGCTGGGAGGAGTGCGCATCAAGACGGAAAACCTGGAGGAGTGGCTGGGGCCGGAGCACCAGCCCTCGGGAGAAGACGGCAGCAGCGCCGAGGAGGTCACGGCCATGGTGATCGACACCACGGGCCACGGATCGCTGGGCCAGGAGGCTTTTGCCTTAGGCTCCTCTGGAGCCAAAGCGGTCAGGCCCACCAGCAGTGAGATCGACAG ATTTAGCCCTTCTGGCAGCATGGTTGCTGTGACTGAGCGGTACAGATCCAAAAGCGAGTCTCCCGGGCGGATGGATGAGCCTAAGCAGCCCAGTTCCCAG GGGGAGGAATCAGCCATGCTGGGAGTGAGCGGTTATGTAGAATATCTGCGGGAGCAGGAGGTTTCGGAGCGCTGGTTCCGCTACAACCCACGGCTCACGTGCATTTACTGCGCCAAATCCTTCAACCAGAAGGGCAGCCTGGACCGGCACATGCGCCTGCACATGGGCATCACGCCTTTCGTCTGCCGCATGTGCGGGAAGAAGTACACCCGCAAGGATCAGCTGGAATATCACATCCGCAAGCACACGGGCAACAAGCCTTTCCACTGCCACGTGTGCGGCAAAAGCTTCCCTTTCCAGGCCATCCTCAACCAGCACTTTCGCAAGAACCACCCCGGCTGTTTGCCGCTGGAGGGGCCGCACAGCATCTCCCCCGAGACCACGGTGACGTCCCgggggcaggcagaggaggagtcTCCTCCCCAGGAAGAGGCCGTGGCCGTGGGGGAGACGGCGCAGGGATCCGTGTCCACCACCGGGCCGGATTGA